The Lottiidibacillus patelloidae genome includes the window AAAAAAAGTCATGCTAAAGACTTTCATATAGAGTATTTACCACAATATCCAGACCTCCATGAAGATTTAACGGTTTTTGAGCAAATTTATTACGGTGATTCAGAGTTAATGAGTGTTCTGCGAGAATATGAGCAGCTATTAGAACAATTAGAGTCTTCTCCAAATAATGAATCCATTCAGAAAAAACTATTCAGAGTCCAAGAGAAGATGGATACGTTAGAAGCTTGGGAAGCTAGTACAATTGCTAAAACAGTATTAACAAAATTAGGAGTAACAGATTTCACAAAACGTGTTAGCGAGTTATCTGGAGGGCAAAAAAAACGAGTAGCAATCGCTAAAGCGCTTATTCAACCTGCCGATTTATTAATTTTAGATGAGCCAACGAACCATTTAGATAATGAGACAATCGAATGGTTAGAAAGTTTTTTAGGACAATACAATGGTGCTTTAATGCTAGTAACTCACGATCGTTATTTTCTTAATAGAGTAACCAACAAAATCATCGAGCTTGATAAAGGGAACATGTATTCATACAGTGGTAACTATGAAGTTTTCCTTGAGAAGAAAGCGGAAAGAGAAGAAGCTGAAATTGTCGGCGAAAATAAGCGACAAAATTTATTACGTAAAGAGCTAGCTTGGTTAAGGCGCGGGGCAAAAGCGAGAACGACGAAACAAAAAGCACGTATCGATCGAGTTCATAAATTAAAAGATGAACAACTAGATTTGAACGAAAGTCATTTAGACATCGCCTTAGGGTCATCCCGTTTAGGTAAAAATGTTATTGAATTAGAAAATATTTCAAAAACATTTTCAAATCGTGAAGTAATTAAAAACTTTAACTATTTAGTTGTCAGAAAAGAACGCTTAGGCATTATTGGTCCGAATGGTAGTGGGAAGTCCACGCTACTAAATATAATGGCAGGAAAAATACAGCCCGATGAAGGAATAGTTCATATTGGAGAAACTGTAAAACTAGGTTACTATACACAAGATCATATAGAGATGAATGAGAACCTTCGAGTCGTTGAATATATAAAAGAGGAAGCTGAAATTGTAAAAACTGCAGATGGATCAATAATAACTGCGGAACAAATGCTAGAACGATTCCTTTTTCACAGATCGATGCAACATTCATACATTCGCACCCTTTCCGGTGGAGAGAGACGCAGGCTCTATTTATTGCGGACATTAATGAGCGAACCTAATGTATTATTTTTAGATGAGCCAACGAACGATTTAGATACAGAAACATTGACTATTCTAGAAGATTACTTGCAGCAGTTCCCAGGAGTAGTTATTACAGTTTCTCATGATCGGTATTTTTTAGATCGAGTAGTTGACCATTTAATTACATTTGAAGGAAATGGTCTCATTAAACGTTTCCATGGAAATTATAGTGATTACTTGGCATTAAAACATGAGCAAAAATTGCAGGTCAAGGAAGTTGAAAAAGAAAGTAAACAAGTTGAAGAAAAACAAACAACTTGGAAAAAAGAGAAGAAGAAAAGGCTTTCTTACCAAGAGAAAAAAGAGTGGGAAGAGATAGAAAATAAGATAGAGGAACTTGAAGGTGAAAACGAAAGGTTACTTCAGGAGATTGCGAATGCCGGAAGTGATATTGGAAAAGTTACAGAATTGCATAAGTTACAACAAAAAACAGAGATTATGTTGGAGGAAACTGTGGAAAGATGGTCCGAACTGTCCGCATTAGTAGAGGAAATTGAAAAAAAGTAAAAAATAATAATAAGTTATCTAAAGTACTAAAAGTGATGAAAAGTATAATTTCATCGCTTTTTTCATTTTTATTTTGGGAATAGTTTCTTGTTTTTTGGATAATTTAACCTTTATAAGTCATTGGTTAAATATGAAAGGAGCTATACTATTGAAGGAGTTACATTCATTCGGTTGGTATGCAGCAAAAGTATCGCCACACCTCCCTAAAAAAGCATTTAAACCTGTCCCTATGCGACTTTTAGGAGGATTTTTGTATGTCGTAGTAATCTCAAGTTGCTTTTTCCTCATCATAAAATATAATCTTCACCCGATATTAAATATCAGTATCTCTTTGCTTATTGGGTTTTGCTTTTCAGCAATTGGCTTTTTAGGTCATGAAATTTTACATGGTACTGTCGTTCGAAAAGCATGGCTTAGAGATTTATTAGGAGCATTTTTTATGCTTCCGATTAGTACAGGCCCACTACTGTGGAGGAAATGGCATAACATGACACATCACATTCACACGCAAGATGAAGAAAAGGACCCCGACGCTTGGCCAAGTATGGATGCTTTATCAAAAGTTCGCCTACTTCAATGGATGTATAAAATACCACAAAATGTTCGTGCTTTTTTTGCTTTTGCTTTTTTATTTATTACATTCACAATTCATTCAACGAAACAATTCTTCTTTTTTGTTAAACAAGCAAAACCGAAAAAGAAAATTACTTATTGGGTGCAGTTCCTAATTCCTTGGACATTGTGGTTGTCACTCTTATTGATGGTCGGATTTGAGAAATGGTTTTACACCTTTTTATTACCACTATTCATTACTAACTTTATTGTAATGAGTTATATATCGACAAATCATCGTCTAAATCCGCTGACAGAAATCAATGACCCATTAGCAAATAGTCTTTCCGTGACATTACCGAAGTGGATCGATGTGTTGCATTTTAATTTTTCATACCATACGGAACACCACCTTTTTCCGGGAATGAGTTCAAAGTACTACCCTTTAGTTAAGGAGCAAATATTAAAGTTATGGCCAGAACGTTATCATCAGATGCCAATGCATCTTGCAATGATAGCACTTTGGAAGACGCCTAGACTTTACTATAAAGAAAAAGAACTAATTGATCCTAAAAAAGGCAAGATTTATGGTTCGTTAGGACATGGTTTAGACCCAAAGGCAATTAATTTTCGAGAAGAGGATCGGGAGCAAAAAGAGATTTCTGCTGAACTAGCAGTTGACAAAAGAAATTAAACTTAGGGAGAGCACCACATGTTGTGGTGTTTTTTCCTTTTTATAGAGGCGTTAATAATCTGTTATAGTAGAACAATGATCAGGAAAAATGAAAGGTAAGATAAAATGAGAAAAATCGCTGTATTAGCAGAAAAACCTTCAGTAGCAAGAGACATAGCTAAAGTTTTAAACTGTCACAAAAAAGGAAATGGTTATTTAGAAGGTGAAAAATATATTGTAACTTGGGCGCTGGGACATTTAGTTACACTCGCAGATCCAGAGTCATACGACGATAAATATAAAACATGGAAGCTAGAAGATTTACCAATGCTCCCACAGTTAAAACTAGTTGTTATAAAGAAGACGAGCAAACAATTTAATGCCGTAAAAACGCAGCTAACAAGAAAAGATGTTACCGAAATTGTTATTGCAACTGATGCCGGTCGTGAGGGTGAGCTAGTTGCAAGATGGATAATTGAAAAGGCAAAAGTGAAAAAACCTTTAAAAAGATTATGGATATCTTCTGTTACGGACAAAGCTATTTTGGAAGGATTTAAGAAGTTAAAACGTGGATCTGACTATGAAAACTTGTACGCATCAGCAGTAGCTCGCTCAGAAGCAGATTGGTATGTCGGATTAAATGCTACACGTGCATTAACTTGTAAACATAATGCACAGTTATCATGTGGAAGAGTACAAACACCAACTCTTGCAATGATTGCTCGAAGGGAAGAAGTAATAAAAAATTTTAATCCTCAGCAATATTACGGTTTGGTTGCTCAACTAAGTAATTTTCAGTTAATATGGCAGGAAAAGAAATCAAAGAGTAATCGAACATTTAAAAAAGAAGAGCGTGACCAACTATTACTAAATTTAAAAGGTAACAAAGCTATAATAAAAGATGTAGAAAAAGTGGAGAAAAAGAGTTATGCACCAAACTTATATGATTTAACTGAATTACAGAGGGATGCGCACAATAAATTTGGTTATTCAGCAAAAGAGACATTATCAGTTATGCAAAACTTATATGAACGACATAAATTAGTTACGTACCCACGAACAGATTCGCGTTACTTATCTTCAGATATAGTAGATACGTTAAAAGCTCGCCTTGAAGCTTGTTCTGTTCCTCCATATCGCAAAGCAATAGCAAAAGTTTTACAAAAAACAATAAAAGGTAATAAATCATTTGTAAATGATCAAAAAGTTTCTGATCACCATGCAATTATTCCGACAGAGCAGACGCCGCATCTTGAAAAGTTAAGTAATAAGGAAAATAAAATATATGATTTAATTGTAAAGCGATTTATAGCAGTGCTATACCCAGCATTTGAATATGAACAAATTAAAGTCTATGCAGAAATACACGGAGAAATTTTTATAGCAACTGGAAAAAGAATAGTATCTAATGGATGGAAAGATGTTTATGATTATGAAATAGAAAAAGACGATATAGAATTAATAGACCAACGCCTTCCACCTTTAAAAATAGGTGAAAGGCTAGAAGTGCAAATACTGAAACCTACATCGGGTGAAACAAAACCACCAAAACCTTTTAATGAAGGAACATTACTTTCAGCAATGGAAAATCCAACTGCTGTTCTTGACCAAAGTGATGAAGAACTCAAGAAAAAGCTTAGAGAAACTGGAGGGTTAGGGACGGTTGCAACAAGAGCAGACATAATTGAAAAGTTATTCCATTCATTTTTGATTGAAAAGAATGGGAAGGAAATATCCCTTACTTCAAAAGGGAGACAACTATTAAATTTAGTCCCAGATGAATTGAAATCACCAGCGCTTACTGCTAATTGGGAAAATAGACTTGAGCTTATAGCAAAAGGAAAACTGCAAAAAACAACATTTATCGAAGACATGAAAGAATTCGCGAAATCTACTGTTCATCAAATAAAAACAGACAGTGAAAAGTTTAAGCATGATAATTTAACAAGTAAAAGGTGCCCTGAATGTAATAAACTTTTACTGGAAGTAAAAAACAAACGAGGGAAGATGCTCGTATGCCAAGATCGTGAATGTAACTATAAAAAAGGAATTAATAAAGTTACGAATGCAAGATGTCCTCAATGCAAAAAGAAATTAAATCTTCATGGTCAAGGTGAGGCTCAAACGTTTGTTTGTCAGTGTGGACACCGTGAAAAGCTTTCTGCTTTTAATAAGAGAAGAAATAAGGAAAAAAATAGTAAAGCTTCAAAGAGAGATGTGTCAAAGTATTTAAAAGAGCAGCATAAAGAGGAACCACCTTTAAATACTGCGTTAGCTGATGCATTAGCAAAGTTAAAATTAAATAAATAAGTAATAAGTCTCTATTCTTTCATGTACTGCGAAAAGAATGGGGGCTTTTTATTTTGTAATAATTTCTATAAAATATCAAAAAATTACAAAAAATATTAAGAAGTGCGACAGGAATCCACATATTTCAAACGAATAATACTATAGTATTAGGTGAATTTTGAAAATACTTGTAAATTTGAGATAAGGAATGGAGCATCACAACTATGGAATTTTATTCTCTAACAGAATTTATGATTTCAATTGTATTAGGTGGTATAGCTGCTTTTGGCGGTATGTTTCTCATTAAGAAATTACCTAGTTTAAAAGCGGAAGGGTTAATGATTCATTGGAGTTCTCTCCTTATTTCAGGAATTATATGTTTAATGTACTTATATGGAGGTTTTTGGGGATCTCCTTCTAATATTGACTATATGGTAGGAATCCTTTTCTTCATTTTCACAGCTATTGCAATAAATATTACCGTAAATACCATTCGGTTACATGAAGTTTCCTTTTTTCGTCTCATTATTGGAGCGTTTATTTTTGCTGCATGTATCACGATTGTGAATATGGTTGATTTTCTTCAACAACTTATTAATAACAAATTACAAATAAATTTCCTCCTTTTTTCTAGTGGGGTAATTTTGGCCTTCGGTAACTCTGTTGCTTCAATAAGGTTCATACGACAAATTCGAAGTGTAGCTCTCGTAAACTTTTATTGGCTTTTCTTTGGTAGTGTGGCAATTGGTATGGCATTTGCTAGTTTGAGATATACTCTTTTTTCTAGTGTAACGTTTTTATCTGATGTGCACTTGTTTACAAATACTTATATGACCTTTATAGAGAACTGGGCATATATAGATAACACCCTACTTCCATTAACAATAAATATTTTAGGTCTAGTAATCTTAGAATTAGTTCCAGGCTTTTTTGGAGACAAGCATAATAAACAACAAGCAGAAATAATTGTTGAAAACAAACAGCGTTACAAATCTCTATTTGATAATGGGGCAGTTGCCATATTTTCACTAGATGTTGACGGTAATGTTCATGCTGCCAATGGAACTGCATTAAACATAGCAAAATATAAAAAGGAAGAAATTACTTCAATAGGGCCATTTTTAAGATTAATATTTCCAGCGGATCGAAATAAATTTAAAGAATCTTTTGAACAAGCTGTCCAAGGTAATTCTACATACTCAGAAACGAAGTTATTAGCAAAAACTAGTGAAATAGTAGATATGCAAATGACAATTGTTCCAACATTTGTTAAGGGGAAAGTTACTAATATTACGATATTAATGAAAGATATATCAGAAACGATACAAGCGAGGGAGCAAATTCATTATTTAGCCTACCATGATCCACTTACAAATTTACCAAATAGAAGGCATTTTACAGATAAAGTTAAACAATATGTAAATGATGAACGAGAATTTGCCTTAATATTTTTAGATGTCGACCGTTTTAAAGTAATTAACGATGTTTTAGGTCATGCTATGGGTGATGAATTATTACTTGTATTAGCAGAAAGACTAAGTGATATTGTCGGTGAAAATGGATTAGTTGCTAGAATGGGTGGCGATGAATTCACAATACTGTTACCAAGTGATTTTGCTGTACAAGATGTAGAGATACTCGTGCAAACAATGGTCGATGTAATAAATACTCCATTCCATATAAAGGACCAAGAATTATATGTAACAGGTAGTATCGGAATAGCAATGTACCCTGAAGATGGAAGAAATCATATAGAACTAATGAAACATGCAGATACCGCAATGTACCGAGCGAAAGAAAAAGGAAAAAACACTTATGAATTTTACTATAACCATTCAGATTCTAAAGCTGGAGACCGGTTGGCATTAGAAAAGGATATGCGTAAATCAATAATTAATAACGACTTTGAACTTTACTATCAACCACAAGTAAATACACATACTGGAAAGGTAACGAGCGTTGAGGCTTTAATAAGATGGAATCATCCAGAGAAAGGTGTTATTGCACCATCTCATTTTATTCCAATTGCTGAAGAAACAGGTATTATCCATGAACTTGGTGAATGGGTCGTGCGCCAAGCGTGTAAACAAGTTAGAAAGTGGCAAGTTGACGGTTTTGCCGAGCTTCAATTAAGTGTAAATATCTCAATAAAACAGTTTTACAATAAAAACTTCGTTTCTGTAATTAAAGACATTTTAGAGGAAACGAAATTCGATCCGAAAAATCTAGACATAGAAATTACAGAAACGATGGCTATGAAAGATGTCGACCATGCCATTCATATCTTTGAACAATTAAAAGCACTAGGAATTTCTATTAGTTTAGATGACTTTGGTAAAGGGTATAGTTCATTAAATCATATTAAAGACTTACCTATTAATCGATTGAAAATTGATGGGTCATTTATTCAAGATGTACCTACAAATCAAGAAGCAATAATCATAATAAAAACAATTATTGCAATGGCAAGAACATTAAATATCACTTCAATGGCGGAGCATGTAGAAAATGAAGACCAACTGAACTTCTTAAAGCAATTAAATTGTGATGAAATGCAAGGATATTACTTTACACCACCAATGCCTGCGAATAAAGCAAAAAAATGGTTTGAAGAGCATTCATACTTACATGAAAAAATCCCTTTCTCAAGTTAATGAGAAAGGGATTTTTTATTTGTTACTACCTTGTCGTTTATTTTGCTGTTTTTCACGTTTCTTAATACTCATTCCTTGTACTTGTTCCTCAGTAATGTTTGGCTTCTTTTTTGGCATTTATATCCTCCTCTTTTATGTTGCTAAAAGTAGTGTGTGTAAATTAAAAAGAAGTATACCCATCTTCTAATGAGCCAAGGTAAGCTTAGTTTTCTAATAACTTCTTTAGTTTTTTATAATCACCTTTTACAGAATTGCTAACCATATATTTCATTATTGGTTCAGCAATTTTAAAGAAACCACTTGAGTCACCTTGAACAAGTGCACTTACTTTCGTTCCACCATCAACTGGTTCAACACTTCGAGTGACGACAATTGGAAAAGAGCCAGAGATACTTTCAATTTTTATTTTATTGTTTTCGATATATTCTACAACCCGAAATTTGGAGACAATTTGCTTTCCTAAAAATTTTGCAACTTGGTCGTATTCGCTCCCTACATTTATAGGACCTTCCGAAGTAAATTTAGCAGAAATCATACCACCTTGCCATAAAGGATTGTTCTCAAAGTTAGCAATATAAGAAAAAACATCTTTGTAATCTTTATTTATAAATACTTCCGATTGAACATTTATCATCTTTTCACCTCATCGATTTTAAAAAGAAACGTAAATATATGATACCATAGAATTAAATATTATAATTTTCAGAAAGTATATAACGATAATAAGGAGTTTATTTATGAAAGAAACAAAGGTAGTGAACTTAACAAATAGGCAACACGCTGTGAATTGCTTTAATGCGGTTTGGGACTTGTTAGAAAAAGTAGATAGAACAAAACAAGAGGATGAGGAAATGATTCATAAAGCACATTCCTCATTTTATCATTGGACAAAAGTAAAAGACGTTACTGCAACAAATATTTCAGTTGGTTATTGGCAGTTGGCTAGAGTGTATGCGGTATTACAAATTGGTGAAAGGGCGTTATATTATGCTGAAAGGTGTCTTGAAATAAGCTTTAATAATAACCTCGAACCTTTTTACATGGCTTATGCCCATGAGGCATTGTCGAGGGCTTATGCGGTACTAGGTAAAGAGAATGAATCGAGCGTACAAAAGGAAAAATGTAAGGAGATAATATCCAAAATAGAAAATGAGGAATATAAACAATTAGTAGAGAACGATATACATACAATAGAAAGTAGCATTTAGATTGTAAAAAAAGGTGGGGGAGAATGATGAAAGCGATTGAAGTGACCAATTTAACAAAGTATTATCGTAAAGTTAAAGGGATTGAGAACATTAACTTTTCGGTGGATGAAGGAGAAATTTTTGGTTTTATTGGGCCTAATGGTGCAGGGAAAAGCACGGCAATACGAACATTACTTAATTTCATTTATCCCACTAGTGGTGGTGCACAAATCTTTGGTAAGGATATCGTAAAAGAGACAAAAGAAATACGTGAATTTATTGGTTATTTGCCTTCTGAAGTGCATTATTATGATGATATGAAAGTAAAAGATCTACTCGAATACTCCGGCAAGTTTTATAAAAGTTTCGATAAAGACTACTATAAGAAAATAGCTCATTCATTAGACTTGAACATTGAGCGAAAAATAGAAGATTTATCTTTTGGGAATCGAAAAAAAGTCGGTATTGTTCAAGCTTTATTACATAAGCCTAAGCTTCTAATTTTAGATGAACCAACAGGTGGACTAGACCCTTTAATGCAGCAGTCATTTTTTGAGATATTAAAAGAAAAGCAAAAGGAAGGGACAACCGTATTCTTTTCTTCCCACTACTTAGGAGAAGTGCAGAAGATGTGTGATCGGGTAGCAATCATTAAAGATGGTTCGATATTGAAAGTAGAGCGCATTGAAGATTTGCGTAGTACTCAATTTAGAAAAGTATATATAAGCTTAGCTAGTGATTATAAACAAGACCTTACAATAAATGGTGCAATGGATGTAAAAGAGGACGGGGAGCAAATGCAATTTCTTTACAATGGAGAGGCCCGAGAGCTTGTGCAACAATTAGCTTCTTTTCCTCTCCGCGATATTCGAATTGAAGAGCCGTCTCTAGAAGAAATATTTATGCATTATTACGAGAAATAAGCGAGGTGATAAGATGATTTTTAAAAGAGAACTAGTTAAAGCACAAAAAGGGTTATGGATATGGTTTACTATCTTGGGTGGACTAATTGTTATGATGTTAAGTATGTATCCAGAAATCAGCAAAAGCACAGAGAATATTAATGAACTGCTTGAATCTTATCCAGACGCATTAAAAGCTGCTTTTAATATCGATCAATTAGGATTTGATACCGTGATAGGGTTTTATTCTATAGAAGGTTACTTATTCGCTACCTTATTTGGGAGCATATTTGCAGTCCTTTTAGCTGGAAATATTGTAGTAAAAGAAGAAAGTGATAAAACGGCAGAGTTTTTATTATCTAAACCTATAACTCGGAAAGAGGTAATTACGCAGAAGTTATTCGCATTATTGGCAGCGATCACACAGTTTAACATTTTATTATCGGCTGCTACTTTTATTGGATTTAAAATCGGAAGTGATGAAGTTGTTCCACTTAAAGTATTTCTCTTAATTTCAATCGCGCCTTTCTTACTGCACATAACATTTGCATCACTAGCGTTTTTAGTCTCAAGTGTAATGAGAAAATCAAAAAGTATTATGTCTATTTCTTTAGGGATTGTGTTCGTTACCTACTTTTTAAACATCTTAGCAAGCATTACAAATAAGGCGGAATTCTTAAAGTACTTTAGTCCATTTGAATATATAGATTCTGTTACTATAATAGTTGAGCAAACAATAAAACCGTTATATTTAGTATGTATGACTTTAATCATTTGTGTAAGTATTGTAGCTTCCTATGTTATTTACCATAAAAAAGACTTAGCAGTTTAACTTTGTAAGATTATTAATTAATGAAAATTGTTTTAGATTAAAAAAGCGATGCACCCAAGTGTATCGCTTTTCCTATACTATTACTTTTGGCCTTTCGGAAATCGAATAGTATTTGAACTATAGCCACTTGTTTGCGCTAATAATGTTAAGGCTTCATTGTAAGATAACCCAGATGAGGCATTGCGTTGCTTTACTTCATCAATATTTGTACCAGCAATTGTGTATTTGCTTGATTTTTTCAAAAGATACCACCTCCACCAACCTATTTTTTACCATTTTTAAAGAAAAATGCATAAAAAAGCTAAATGTCATAAACTAAAGAAAAAGAGATGGGGGATTTATGATGAAAAAGAGAAAAGCGTTAGTCCTCGGAGCAACTGGCTTTGTTGGCAGACAACTAGTAAACATACTGTTACAAAATGAGCAATATGAAGAAGTAACTGTGCTTGTTCGCCGCTCGTTAAAAATTGAAAATAAGAAGTTAAATGAACAGCTTATTAATTTTGAAAATATGAAAACATATCAAGCCTTATTTGAAGTAAATGATGTCTTTTGTTGTCTAGGAACGACAATTAAAAAGGCAAAAAGCAGAGAACACTTTGAAAAAGTTGATCTTGAATATCCACTTTTAGCCGCGAGATTAGCAAAAGAAAGTAACGCAGAAAAGTTTTTGGTGACCTCAGCTATGGGTGCAAACAGTAAGTCTAAGTTTTACTACAATAGAGTTAAAGGTAACCTGGAAGACAAATTAAAATTAGTTGGTTTAAAAAGTTTACATATCTTCCAGCCATCACTCCTTTTAGGAGAAAGAGATGAATTCCGTTTAGGAGAACGTATAGGGGCTTTATTAATGAAAGAATTACATGTTATTTTAATCGGACCGCTAAAAACATATCGAGGGATTTCCGGTGAAAAGGTAGCGAAATCAATGTTAAATATTGCATTACATGGACCTCAAGAAGGAGTTCATACTTATAAATCTGCAAATATGCAGGAAACAATATAGAAAACTAATCTAAATCTACCACCGCTATCCTACTCCATAAGCGGTACTTTTCCCCGATATGCTTTACGAGTATTGAAGTGGTGGTTTTTAAGATATTTTTTTATGGCTTCAATGGGCGTGTTTGTAAATATATAGGTAAATGCTCGCTAGTTCCTTTCACAATGCTATCACCAATTATTTTGCTCATTACGTTACTATATACTAATCCATTATCACCGAAACAAAGTAAAAAATAACAATGAGGTAACTCTTCGTACATTCCAATCATCGGTAACCCATCATGTGTTCCACCATAAAATGCCGCATAATAGTATTCAGGTCTCACCTTAATAGTGGGAAACAACT containing:
- a CDS encoding NAD(P)H-binding protein, with amino-acid sequence MMKKRKALVLGATGFVGRQLVNILLQNEQYEEVTVLVRRSLKIENKKLNEQLINFENMKTYQALFEVNDVFCCLGTTIKKAKSREHFEKVDLEYPLLAARLAKESNAEKFLVTSAMGANSKSKFYYNRVKGNLEDKLKLVGLKSLHIFQPSLLLGERDEFRLGERIGALLMKELHVILIGPLKTYRGISGEKVAKSMLNIALHGPQEGVHTYKSANMQETI